In Cicer arietinum cultivar CDC Frontier isolate Library 1 chromosome 7, Cicar.CDCFrontier_v2.0, whole genome shotgun sequence, the genomic window GAAAAGATTGAATATATAAACACATGTGTCCATGTTGTGTAGGATACCAAACATGTATACAATCAAAAGCATATCACAGGATCCTTAAATTTACAAactttttaagttaaaaataaaaaaccacaaaataatttagaaaaataagatAATAGAGACATACTCGCAGTGAAGGCAATAATATTGTCCCATTCCAGGCAAATCTTCATCTAAAGGTAAAGCTTTTCTCTCTTCCTCAGgtttatttaattcatcataAACCATATCATCACGTGTCAAATTAACAAGTTAAGAATTCACATACAAATTGGGTTTTCCAATAAAAAgagtaaacaaaaaaattagatttaatagagaaaaaaaatttaatgaaaaataacaaaaaaaaaagaaaaggatatcTTTGATGAGGAATTTAGCTCGTCGATCAGTTTTGTGAGATAATCTTCTTTTCTTCACCTTTCTATGGGGACATTTGCCTCCCATTGTTAGTTTTTTTAGTCTGGTTCTTCTTACTCTGGTCTGCGGCCACTAATTAGGGTAGCAACTTGGGGAAGAATGGAAAAAGTGGATTGGGGTTGCTACCCTTTGGCAATGATGTAAGTCTTTTAGGTTGGGccttcattttttttctgtatatttaatataaaatatacttttgattctttatattttaaaattttcatctttGCATTGGGTTATATAAATTTACCATTTTATACaggtttaaaaaaattatttacatttatttaatttattttagagttaaataaatttttaagttttagtatacaattatttaaaataagtataataaattatttttatttgttatttaaatattatttcgattaaattcttttatattaattatttaaatttatattctcgttggagtttgtatacttattttattagaaataagtatacaaattatttttatttattatttaaatattactttggttaaatttgtttagaataattatttaaatttgtattttcattggaggttgtatacttattttattataaataaatatataaattatttttatttgttatttaaatattattttggttaaattttttttaataattatttagattTGTATTTCACGTTTTTTCTCTATTTGTCCTCTCACGTTAACGTCCATTTGACATGaccataaataaatttttttgatattactGGTTGACTAATGAATGGTAGTagatatgagaaaaatattagttataaatggATAAATTATGAGATAAAAAGTGAGCACATTGTTTAtatgagaaatattagttataggctaaattacatttgtggtcctttaacttaacttcaggtaacgttttagtcctttatctttttttttttccgacttggtcctttattcctaaaaatatcaaataaagtatgaaaatatgagtttatttgaagatttgcgttacgaatttgatgaaatttgtattatattgaagaatataattaattttatgagttttgattgaattttttttttgaatttttgtataaaaaaggatatcattgttgaaattttaaaacataaaatatcaaattgtcacttaaaattaaaataaaggaccaagtcgggaaaaaaaaaagataaaggactaaaacgttacctgaagttaagttaaaggaccacaaatgtaatttagccttagttataaattgaagaGAAGTGGTAAACATATTAGTAACATTAGTTATTTGAGTGGTAACATATACACACATGATTTTCTTATTCAACTTaaagatataaaattttgtatgaGTTATTGATGTTGCGGTAAAACagttgaaatgtcttatttaattttttgaaaaatatatttgaaaatgcCATTAATTCAgcttaagaaattttttatagttattaaatacaattttaataatttatttattaacttttgaaaaaaaagtcTCGTCTAATAAGTTTGTTTTAGGTATGTTAgagatcaaaaataatttttgatattACATGGATGAAATCCAAACAACAAATTTTAcgatgattataattaaaatgtgtTATATTTACAcagaccaaaaacatatttaaacattttataTATCATTGTTAAATATGTTGAATTGGTTGTTATCTATGCTATGCAGGGttcatttttttgtttagaGATTAAGTCacatgttaattaattaagatttagttaaatattaattatacgAGTGTAATATATGTGAATGATGTTTTAAGATTTTGGATCAATTTCTCTTATAATTTTAAAGCATTT contains:
- the LOC101492381 gene encoding uncharacterized protein, giving the protein MGGKCPHRKVKKRRLSHKTDRRAKFLIKGDDMVYDELNKPEEERKALPLDEDLPGMGQYYCLHCDRYFSGVAVRDDHFKTKKHRRRVKQMMGEAPHTQLDAELAAGMGMPDNGPKLMSI